In Parasteatoda tepidariorum isolate YZ-2023 chromosome 2, CAS_Ptep_4.0, whole genome shotgun sequence, one DNA window encodes the following:
- the LOC107454472 gene encoding gastrula zinc finger protein xLCGF3.1 codes for MAKKKAAGTPCICSVCGKKCNNKYNLNLHELSHSRGTEFPCSVCNKVFNSSQKLRRHQIIHTEIKEFQCETCKKLFKRICSLRLHSLTHSEGRTRKHICTVCNKGFYDNQSLQNHLRNPYVHYVLCRICSERFPNQEALDEHVASHPEKPFACQICYRTFAKREHLAQHRFRHSKGNSHVCGVCKQSFYSKGNLILHSLTHNNESDSTITAKENNTSTAENADDSSFVENGINSAVVEESENELPVKDSCVEVTSENDSSVAKELRESESFIVAEEKSENESTNVEMKYVILIDS; via the coding sequence atggctAAGAAGAAGGCAGCAGGTACACCTTGTATTTGTTCAGTCTGTggtaaaaaatgtaacaataaatataacttgAATCTTCATGAATTATCTCATTCTCGTGGTACGGAATTTCCATGCAGTGTTTGTAACAAAGTGTTTAATTCCAGCCAAAAACTAAGAAGACACCAAATTATCCACACCGAAATCAAAGAGTTTCAATGCGAgacttgcaaaaaattatttaaaagaatttgttcGCTGAGATTGCACTCATTAACGCATTCTGAAGGAAGAACGAGAAAACACATTTGCACTGTTTGCAATAAGGGTTTTTATGACAACCAGTCATTGCAAAATCATTTGCGTAATCCCTACGTTCATTATGTATTGTGCAGAATATGCAGTGAGCGCTTTCCTAATCAGGAAGCTCTAGATGAACATGTTGCTTCTCATCCCGAGAAACCTTTTGCCTGTCAAATATGTTACCGCACATTTGCTAAAAGAGAACATCTTGCTCAGCATAGATTTAGACATAGTAAAGGAAACTCTCATGTTTGTGGAGTTTGTAAACAAAGCTTTTATAGTAAAGGCAATCTTATTCTTCATTCTCTTACACATAACAATGAAAGTGATTCTACTATTACggcaaaagaaaataacacaTCTACTGCAGAAAATGCAGACGATTCTTCTTTTGTAGAAAATGGTATAAATTCTGCAGTTGTAGAAGAATCTGAAAATGAATTGCCTGTAAAAGATTCTTGTGTAGAAGTGACAAGTGAAAATGATTCATCTGTTGCAAAAGAGTTGCGTGAAAGTGAATCTTTTATTGTTGCTGAAGAGAAAAGTGAAAATGAGTCTactaatgtggaaatgaaatatgttattcttattgatagttag